In one Lycium barbarum isolate Lr01 chromosome 7, ASM1917538v2, whole genome shotgun sequence genomic region, the following are encoded:
- the LOC132604061 gene encoding uncharacterized protein LOC132604061 produces the protein MAETNSQNYPSIPSNYISIAQLQERWLKEKEKKQQEKEKQEKEKQEKKQSKTPFHQNHQRHQNHSMKGWREVGLISIEPKLKEVEITGRVVKEGEKNKKKGYFVNRKPRFERDGKEDMAKVSTFDVAEKEIMTMVSVENSEKEISKGKCKNKEDEEVAYVCRVEVVGESSVGREIAGQKCKVGFKGMKNSNVEQSRKERSAEEDEVLVDVKERTNEKERMGGAFRDEVLVDVKERTNEKERMRGAFRAYGDKEVEVVGESNGGREIGGEKCRVGFKGKKNGGRKWGDRVEEVSDKVDSAELSGKKRIVEKEEVLVDVKRRTNGKARMRGGFRAYGYKEVKEVATVCKMEVVEENNVDREIAGQKCRVGFRGKKNSARKMGDRVGEASDIADSSEQAGQENNAEKEDVSVGVKEKTNEKARIRGAFRAYGDKEVEAIGERNVDRELGGKRFKVGFREKKNSGRMMVDRVGEVDTVEQSGQKHSTEKEKVLVDVKERTNEKTRMRGTFCACGDKEVEEVPTICTVEVVEENKVDRGIAGQKCRVGFRRIKNSGRKMGDRVGEVSDKVDGVEQSGQEHNAEKEEVSVDMKERTNEKVRMRGAFRAYGDKEVEEVAMVCTMEVVGENEVDRENGGQKCRVGFKDKKSSWRKVDDKVGEVSDKMESLEQSGKQHNAEKDVPLIDSEAGLKMKIERDLGDLSLIDKSYGQRRSNVSAYGDKWRYGTSKRYEQRRTLKQKDNSFVWVKKGESSNG, from the exons ATGGctgaaactaattcccaaaactaCCCTTCTATCCCTTCAAATTACATCTCCATAGCCCAACTCCAAGAAAGATGgctaaaagagaaagaaaaaaagcaacaagaaaaagaaaaacaagaaaaggaaaaacaagaaaagaaacaaTCGAAAACCCCATTTCATCAAAATCATCAAAGACATCAAAATCATAGTATGAAAGGTTGGCGTGAGGTTGGTTTGATTTCTATAGAACCCAAGTTAAAGGAAGTGGAAATCACTGGTAGAGTGGTTAAAGAAGgtgaaaaaaacaagaaaaagggcTATTTTGTAAATAGGAAACCTAGGTTTGAAAGAGATGGAAAAGAAGATATGGCTAAAGTTTCAACTTTTGATGTGGCAGAGAAAGAAATCATGACTATGGTGAGTGTGGAAAACAGTGAAAAAGAAATATCTAAGGGGAAATGTAAGAATAAGGAGGATGAAGAAGTGGCTTATGTATGCAGGGTGGAGGTGGTAGGAGAAAGCAGTGTAGGTAGGGAAATCGCGGGGCAGAAATGTAAAGTTGGGTTTAAGGGAATGAAGAATAGCAATGTGGAGCAATCACGAAAAGAACGTAGTGCAGAAGAGGACGAGGTTTTAGTTGATGTGAAAGAAAGAACTAATGAGAAGGAGAGAATGGGAGGTGCATTTCGTGACGAGGTTTTAGTTGATGTGAAAGAAAGAACTAATGAGAAGGAGAGAATGAGAGGTGCATTTCGTGCATACGGAGATAAGGAGGTCGAGGTTGTAGGAGAAAGCAATGGAGGGAGGGAAATCGGAGGAGAGAAATGTAGAGTTGGGTTTAAGGGAAAGAAAAATGGCGGGAGAAAGTGGGGTGATAGGGTTGAAGAAGTAAGCGATAAGGTAGACAGTGCGGAACTATCAGGAAAAAAACGTATTGTAGAGAAGGAGGAGGTTTTGGTTGATGTGAAAAGAAGAACTAATGGGAAGGCGAGAATGAGAGGCGGATTTCGTGCATACGGTTATAAGGAGGTCAAAGAAGTGGCTACTGTTTGTAAAATGGAGGTGGTAGAAGAAAACAATGTAGATAGGGAAATTGCAGGGCAGAAATGTCGAGTTGGGTTTAGGGGAAAGAAGAATAGCGCGAGAAAGATGGGTGATAGGGTTGGAGAAGCGAGCGATATAGCAGATAGTTCGGAGCAAGCAGGACAAGAAAATAATGCAGAGAAGGAGGACGTTTCAGTTGGTGTGAAAGAAAAAACTAACGAGAAGGCGAGAATAAGAGGTGCATTTCGTGCATATGGAGATAAGGAGGTCGAGGCTATAGGAGAAAGGAATGTAGATAGGGAACTCGGAGGGAAGAGATTTAAAGTTGGGTTTAGGGAGAAGAAAAATAGCGGGAGAATGATGGTTGATAGGGTTGGAGAAGTAGACACTGTGGAGCAATCAGGACAAAAACATAGTACAGAAAAGGAGAAGGTTTTAGTTGATGTGAAAGAAAGAACTAATGAGAAGACGAGAATGAGAGGCACATTTTGTGCATGCGGTGATAAGGAGGTCGAAGAAGTGCCTACTATTTGCACGGTGGAGGTTGTAGAAGAAAACAAGGTAGATAGGGGAATTGCGGGGCAGAAATGTAGAGTTGGGTTTAGAAGAATTAAAAATAGCGGGAGAAAGATGGGTGATAGGGTTGGAGAAGTAAGCGATAAAGTAGACGGTGTGGAGCAATCAGGACAAGAACATAATGCAGAGAAGGAGGAGGTTTCAGTtgatatgaaagaaagaactaATGAGAAGGTGAGAATGAGAGGTGCATTTCGTGCATATGGTGATAAGGAGGTCGAAGAAGTGGCTATGGTTTGCACGATGGAGGTTGTAGGAGAAAACGAGGTAGATAGGGAAAATGGAGGGCAGAAATGTAGAGTTGGGTTTAAGGATAAAAAAAGTAGCTGGAGAAAGGTGGATGATAAGGTTGGAGAAGTAAGCGATAAGATGGAGAGTCTGGAGCAATCGGGAAAACAGCATAATGCAGAGAAAGATGTACCTTTGATAGATTCAGAAGCTGGTTTGAAGATGAAGATTGAGAGAGATCTTGGGGATTTGTCATTGATTGATAAGAGTTATGGTCAACGGAGGTCGAATGTCAGCGCGTATGGTGACAAGTGGAGATATGGGACTTCCAAAAGGTATGAACAGCGAAGAACGTTGAAGCAGAAGGATAATAGCTTTGTATGGGTTAAAAAGGGGGAGTCTTCAAATG GTTGA
- the LOC132601855 gene encoding uncharacterized protein At1g43920, Chloroplastic-like: protein MRIIKEAFEQSITNSVESSPEAIVAGCIVSYFYLGSLFFIAMPQNSGIIDENVICNCGNSCNVRTSRTVNNSGRRFFGCKMPKDKGGCGYFKWIDPSPEVELLKEKLKEVEEERDTLKYKMKELGGKYDSLKQKLKEIKEERDCAKAKFNMVVVVVLCFLLAKIIFG from the exons ATGCGTATAATTAAAGAAGCTTTTGAACAATCAATAACAAATAGTGTTGAATCATCACCTGAAGCAA TTGTTGCTGGCTGTATTGTCTCTTATTTCTATCTTGGTTCTCTCTTCTTCATAGCAATGCCACAAAATTCAGGGATTATAGATGAAAATGTTATTTGTAATTGTGGTAATTCTTGTAATGTAAGAACTTCGAGAACAGTTAACAACTCAGGTCGTAGATTCTTTGGTTGCAAGATGCCAAAA GATAAGGGTGGATGTGGCTATTTTAAATGGATTGATCCATCTCCAGAGGTTGAGCTTTTGAAGGAGAAGCTTAAAGAGGTTGAAGAAGAGAGGGatacattgaaatataaaatgaaggaacttggaggcaagtatgattcattGAAACAAAAATTGAAGGAAATTAAGGAAGAGAGGGACTGTGCAAAAGCCAAATTCAATATGGTTGTCGTTGTTGTTCTATGTTTTTTACTTGCAAAAATTATCTTTGGGTAG
- the LOC132604062 gene encoding LIM domain-containing protein WLIM1-like, whose product MAFAGTTQKCMACEKTVYLVDKLTADNRVYHKACFRCHHCKGTLKLSNYNSFEGVLYCRPHFDQLFKRTGSLDKSFEGTPKIVKPEKDEKPQAAKVSSMFVGTRDKCFGCKNTVYPTEKVSVNGTPYHKSCFKCSHGGCVISPSNYIAHEGRLYCKHHHVQLIREKGNLSQLEGDHDKTSVRTTES is encoded by the exons ATGGCTTTTGCAGGAACAACACAAAAATGTATGGCATGTGAAAAGACGGTGTATTTGGTTGACAAATTAACTGCAGATAACAGAGTCTATCATAAAGCTTGCTTCAGATGCCATCATTGCAAGGGTACTCTTAag CTTAGCAACTACAATTCCTTTGAGGGAGTTCTTTACTGTAGACCTCACTTTGATCAGCTCTTCAAAAGAACTGGAAGTTTGGACAAAAGCTTTGAAG GAACACCAAAAATTGTGAAGCCAGAGAAAGATGAG AAACCACAAGCAGCTAAAGTTTCAAGCATGTTTGTTGGAACAAGGGATAAATGTTTTGGCTGCAAGAATACTGTTTATCCAACAGAAAAG GTATCTGTGAATGGAACACCATACCACAAAAGCTGTTTCAAATGCAGCCATGGAGGCTGTGTAATTAGCCCATCCAACTATATCGCGCACGAGGGACGCCTCTACTGCAAGCATCATCATGTTCAACTGATCAGGGAGAAAGGAAACTTAAGCCAGCTCGAGGGTGATCATGACAAGACTTCAGTTAGAACAACAGAATCATAA